Proteins encoded in a region of the Ptychodera flava strain L36383 chromosome 4, AS_Pfla_20210202, whole genome shotgun sequence genome:
- the LOC139130454 gene encoding uncharacterized protein has translation MSNSSVSTPRQYHGELPGESLQLPGGALPDRAKTWVRLNVGGTMLETTRGTVEKLGSEFLALLLDKENFEDWPKDDIHRIDRDPEPLKVLLNYGRLGKIPSVPDDITEQYLYDEIKFYRMSAKVRGAVLDYFVEKRKGPSTVKVKRLSIVEMAMNTAHKHHNVYAVVQGASICCFTVVPGSGTCYRDVNPLFMYEKPSLKVPALFRVACVVCGRKVCLAEDELIGTEGWCHKCRRCLHCQNILCEDLITTTSSEDNDNFGVQRPGVVVSKTATVTFTNEILEPKRAPVAVVDDSAPANDATAAIGNLSPYLSGVFSEQNLQKMDTLALPKLPHAGQDRSPRNVPNGQLALNSSKKLVLNLTNDKSYDFTLSNTARRRKSEPKNILSTNLFSSLP, from the exons ATGTCAAACTCTTCAGTTAGCACGCCGAGGCAGTACCACGGCGAACTTCCAGGGGAGTCGCTACAGCTGCCTGGGGGCGCCCTTCCAGACCGGGCCAAAACTTGGGTACGATTGAATGTCGGAGGTACGATGTTGGAAACCACCCGCGGCACCGTTGAAAAACTAGGCAGCGAATTCTTGGCTCTTCTGTTAGATAAGGAAAATTTCGAAGACTGGCCGAAGGATGACATCCACAGAATTGACCGTGACCCCGAACCTCTAAAAGTGTTGTTGAACTACGGGCGTCTAGGGAAGATCCCGTCCGTCCCCGACGACATCACGGAGCAATACCTCTACGACGAAATAAAATTCTACAGAATGTCCGCAAAGGTCAGGGGTGCTGTGCTTGACTACTTCGTTGAGAAACGAAAAGGTCCGAGTACGGTGAAAGTCAAACGCCTGTCAATAGTGGAGATGGCTATGAACACAGCTCATAAACACCACAACGTGTACGCCGTGGTGCAAGGTGCCAGTATTTGCTGTTTCACTGTTGTTCCCGGCAGCGGCACGTGTTACAGAGATGTCAATCCGTTGTTTATGTATGAGAAGCCAAGCTTAAAGG TTCCCGCCCTTTTCCGAGTTGCGTGTGTGGTATGCGGCAGGAAGGTCTGTTTGGCGGAGGATGAGCTCATAGGCACGGAAGGCTGGTGTCACAAATGTAGACGCTGCCTGCACTGTCAGAACATTCTCTGCGAAGACTTGATAACCACCACCTCGTCCGAAGATAACGACAACTTTGGTGTCCAGAGACCGGGGGTCGTCGTCAGCAAGACCGCGACCGTGACTTTCACCAATGAGATCCTAGAACCGAAGAGAGCCCCTGTCGCCGTTGTGGACGACAGCGCGCCGGCGAACGACGCGACAGCTGCAATCGGCAACCTTTCACCGTATCTTTCCGGGGTCTTTAGCGAACAGAACCTTCAAAAGATGGACACGCTCGCACTCCCAAAGTTGCCTCATGCAGGTCAGGACAGATCACCAAGGAATGTGCCAAATGGACAACTTGCCTTAAATTCGTCAAAGAAACTCGTCCTGAACTTGACCAACGACAAATCATATGATTTCACCCTGTCAAACACTGCACGGAGAAGAAAATCAGAAcccaaaaatattttgtcaactaATTTGTTTTCGTCCTTGCCCTAA